The following coding sequences are from one Paenibacillus sp. FSL R5-0912 window:
- a CDS encoding phosphatidylglycerophosphatase A family protein: MTDAKIPYSLNSKAVAEATRYWLQKRGVTILEIAELVMLLQKKYYPNLTMEECVHNVEMVLSKREVQNAVLTGIQLDVLAEEGKLFAPLQDMIENDEGLYGVDEILAFSIVNVYGSIGFTNYGYVDKLKPGVLERLNDKTTGQIHTYLDDIVGAVAAAASSRIAHRKQAEREQELGLPHAPEDVEEAARRKVQESEEPE; this comes from the coding sequence ATGACTGATGCCAAAATCCCTTACAGCCTCAACAGCAAAGCTGTCGCCGAAGCCACCCGGTACTGGCTGCAGAAACGCGGGGTAACCATACTTGAGATTGCCGAGCTTGTCATGCTGCTGCAAAAGAAGTATTATCCGAACCTGACCATGGAGGAATGCGTTCATAATGTGGAGATGGTACTGAGCAAAAGGGAGGTGCAGAATGCGGTCCTGACCGGTATCCAGCTTGATGTACTGGCTGAGGAAGGCAAGCTGTTCGCTCCCCTGCAGGATATGATTGAGAATGATGAAGGGCTGTACGGGGTAGATGAGATTCTGGCGTTCTCCATCGTGAATGTATATGGCAGCATCGGCTTCACCAACTACGGCTATGTGGACAAGCTTAAGCCCGGAGTGCTGGAGCGGCTGAATGACAAGACGACCGGCCAAATCCACACGTATCTGGATGACATCGTAGGTGCCGTGGCCGCAGCTGCCAGCAGCCGCATTGCCCACCGGAAGCAGGCAGAACGTGAACAGGAGCTTGGGCTGCCCCATGCGCCGGAAGATGTTGAAGAAGCCGCGCGGAGAAAGGTTCAGGAGAGTGAGGAGCCGGAGTAA
- a CDS encoding TetR/AcrR family transcriptional regulator: MDRRIGKTREAIFEAFISLMAEKNFEQITVNEIAARANVSRGTIYLHYVDKYDLLDQCIETQMEQLCESCLAGGENAHIASGGALLRTAEYLERHARVFTTLLNNKGVPAFRTRLHAILLQGLSEQIDMSGLNRGMNKEMLIQFLASAVVGVMEWWITHSMPYPAKEMIEDILALMERNQMAPRPLDTVQ, encoded by the coding sequence ATGGACAGACGTATAGGCAAAACGCGGGAAGCTATTTTTGAGGCTTTTATCAGCCTGATGGCCGAGAAGAACTTTGAGCAGATTACGGTAAATGAGATCGCAGCGCGTGCCAATGTAAGCAGAGGTACAATCTATCTCCATTACGTAGACAAGTACGATCTGCTGGATCAGTGTATCGAGACACAAATGGAGCAGCTGTGCGAGAGCTGCCTGGCCGGCGGGGAGAACGCCCATATCGCCTCCGGAGGCGCGCTGCTGCGCACAGCCGAATATCTGGAACGGCACGCAAGGGTCTTCACTACACTGCTTAACAATAAAGGCGTTCCGGCCTTCAGGACCCGTCTGCATGCGATTCTGCTGCAGGGTCTGAGTGAGCAGATCGACATGAGCGGACTGAACCGAGGGATGAACAAAGAGATGCTGATCCAATTCCTGGCATCGGCTGTAGTAGGTGTTATGGAGTGGTGGATCACTCATTCGATGCCATACCCGGCCAAAGAAATGATCGAAGACATTCTGGCTCTGATGGAGCGCAATCAAATGGCACCACGGCCGCTGGATACTGTGCAATAG
- a CDS encoding MBL fold metallo-hydrolase, with protein MHKADIQSWDGGVLQVSVPMRLPLRQVNSYILPDRDGRVTVIDPGPHTPDAELAWQGVLEELNLSWSKVRDIVVTHHHPDHYGLAGWMQSRSGARVWMSERAHAEAGLAWGSGAILDEALPLFFLRHGMPEVWIQGVREHLESFRPEVTPQSEVTYINEAEPFVMGSRKWQVLMTGGHAPGHVSLYHGGSGQLFCGDAVLPQISPNVGLQPGSDPQPLRTYLQGLRELRSLEVELAFPGHREPFSGFTARADSLLRHHEERLDTTAALLAGGPLSGFAVCEGLFRSRIATAHQMRFAMSEALAHLAELVRRERAAETEDGPGGSILFTAAVSG; from the coding sequence TTGCACAAGGCGGATATTCAATCTTGGGATGGCGGAGTTCTGCAGGTATCTGTACCGATGAGGCTGCCGCTCCGTCAGGTGAACAGCTACATTCTGCCTGACCGGGATGGCAGGGTTACGGTGATTGACCCGGGCCCTCACACCCCGGATGCAGAGCTTGCCTGGCAGGGTGTGCTGGAGGAATTGAATTTGTCCTGGTCCAAGGTGAGGGATATCGTCGTTACCCACCATCATCCCGACCATTATGGTCTTGCCGGCTGGATGCAGTCGCGCAGCGGGGCGCGGGTCTGGATGTCGGAGCGGGCTCATGCTGAAGCCGGCCTGGCCTGGGGCAGCGGGGCGATTCTGGATGAGGCTTTGCCGCTGTTTTTCCTGCGGCACGGCATGCCGGAGGTCTGGATTCAGGGCGTCCGGGAGCATCTGGAGAGCTTCCGGCCGGAGGTGACCCCGCAGTCGGAGGTCACCTATATCAATGAGGCGGAGCCGTTTGTGATGGGCAGCCGCAAATGGCAGGTACTAATGACCGGCGGGCATGCGCCGGGTCATGTGTCGCTCTACCACGGCGGCAGCGGGCAACTCTTCTGCGGCGATGCAGTGCTGCCGCAGATTTCGCCCAATGTCGGGCTGCAGCCGGGCAGCGATCCGCAGCCGCTGCGGACGTATCTGCAGGGGCTGCGGGAGCTGCGCAGCCTTGAGGTGGAGCTGGCGTTCCCGGGCCACCGGGAACCGTTCAGCGGGTTCACGGCGCGGGCGGACAGCCTGCTCCGGCATCATGAGGAGCGGCTGGATACAACAGCCGCATTGCTTGCCGGCGGACCGCTGAGCGGATTCGCCGTCTGTGAGGGGCTGTTCCGCAGCCGGATCGCGACCGCGCATCAGATGCGGTTCGCGATGAGCGAGGCGCTGGCCCATCTGGCCGAGCTGGTGCGCAGGGAGCGGGCGGCCGAGACGGAGGACGGCCCCGGCGGGAGTATATTGTTCACGGCGGCGGTGTCCGGATAA
- a CDS encoding class I SAM-dependent methyltransferase: MSEWYETSFGEDYLIVYRHRDFGGARHEVETMIGWLDLPRGARVLDLCCGMGRHSLALSEAGYEVTGVDLSEALLREARSQVGAEAVTWLRSDMRELSLEGGFDAVVNLFTSFGYFEEDEEQIKVLKEICRMLKPEGKFIIDFLNPAYVIRHLVPHSVREDGDTLIDESRRIEEGYVKKDILLISKAGGPPRKYHERVKLYSVDNFREMIAAAGLRLEAVHGSYDEEKYDAESSTRMIFTGARP; the protein is encoded by the coding sequence ATGAGTGAGTGGTACGAAACTAGCTTTGGCGAGGACTATTTAATCGTTTATAGACACAGGGACTTCGGCGGTGCACGCCATGAGGTGGAGACGATGATCGGCTGGCTGGACTTGCCCAGAGGTGCCAGGGTGCTTGATCTCTGCTGCGGTATGGGCCGCCATTCACTGGCTTTGTCGGAGGCCGGTTATGAGGTGACCGGGGTTGATCTATCCGAGGCGCTGCTGCGTGAAGCACGTTCGCAGGTGGGTGCGGAAGCCGTAACCTGGCTGCGGTCTGATATGCGTGAGCTTTCCCTGGAGGGCGGATTCGATGCAGTGGTCAATTTGTTTACTTCCTTCGGATATTTCGAAGAAGACGAGGAGCAGATCAAGGTGCTGAAGGAAATCTGCCGGATGCTGAAGCCGGAGGGCAAATTTATTATTGATTTTCTGAATCCGGCTTATGTCATCCGCCATCTGGTGCCCCACTCTGTCCGTGAGGATGGGGATACTCTGATCGATGAATCACGCCGGATTGAGGAGGGTTACGTGAAGAAGGATATCCTTCTGATCTCGAAGGCCGGGGGGCCGCCCCGGAAATATCATGAACGGGTGAAGCTCTATTCGGTAGACAATTTCCGCGAGATGATTGCTGCTGCCGGGCTGCGGCTTGAAGCTGTGCATGGCAGCTACGATGAAGAAAAATATGATGCTGAGTCCTCAACACGGATGATCTTCACAGGAGCTAGACCTTAG
- a CDS encoding glycoside hydrolase family 13 protein, which yields MNPKWWKESVAYQIYPISFMDASGDGKGDLRGVLSKLDYLQDLGVDVIWICPIYKSPNHDNGYDISDYCDIMKEFGTMDDFDLLLREMHTRGMKLMMDLVLNHTSHEHPWFVESRSSKDNPKRDYYIWRKGKNGGPPNNWESYFSGSVWELDPRTDEYYLHLYSRFQPDLNWENPAVIDKLHEMVEWWLKKGVDGFRFDAIAHIVKAEGYPDALNPGGTPTVRAYDMFSNLEHVHTLLQNLHDQVLYYYDIMTVGETSGLGPEQALDYVGDGRRELNMTFQFEHMNLDAASPGSGKWDVVPWKLSELKKIISNWQTVLHNRGWNANYLCNHDQPRSVSRFGNDLFYRIPSAKMLATFIHMLEGTPYIYQGEEIGMTNVAFESIDDYRDVETLNFYEEKRTAGVPEADIMAAIHTKSRDNARTPMQWDDSEDGGFTTGVPWIRVNSNSREINVANAVKDPDSIYNYYKKLIHLRKQHQVIVYGEYGLLLEEHPEIYAYTRTLADQRLLVILNFYEREPVFELPEEFQAAEKEELLISNYPAAKEDDLRNLKLRPFEARVYLQRLSGKP from the coding sequence TTGAACCCCAAATGGTGGAAAGAGAGCGTGGCCTACCAGATTTATCCGATCAGCTTCATGGACGCTAGTGGTGACGGGAAGGGCGATCTGCGCGGAGTGTTATCGAAGCTCGATTATTTGCAGGACCTCGGCGTAGATGTGATCTGGATCTGCCCGATTTATAAATCACCGAACCATGACAACGGCTATGATATCAGCGACTATTGCGACATTATGAAGGAATTCGGCACGATGGATGATTTTGACCTGCTGCTGCGCGAGATGCATACCCGCGGGATGAAGCTGATGATGGACCTGGTGCTGAATCATACTTCGCATGAGCATCCGTGGTTCGTCGAATCCAGAAGCTCGAAGGATAATCCCAAACGAGACTATTATATATGGAGAAAAGGGAAAAACGGCGGTCCGCCGAATAACTGGGAATCCTATTTCAGCGGTTCGGTGTGGGAGCTCGATCCCCGTACGGATGAATATTATCTGCATTTGTACTCCCGTTTTCAGCCCGATCTCAACTGGGAGAATCCCGCAGTGATCGACAAGCTGCATGAGATGGTGGAGTGGTGGCTGAAGAAGGGGGTTGACGGCTTCAGGTTTGATGCGATTGCCCATATTGTGAAGGCCGAGGGTTATCCGGATGCCCTGAATCCCGGCGGCACGCCGACCGTGCGCGCGTATGATATGTTCTCGAACCTGGAGCATGTGCATACGCTGCTGCAGAATCTGCATGATCAGGTGCTCTATTACTACGACATTATGACGGTGGGAGAAACCTCGGGCCTCGGGCCGGAGCAGGCGCTGGATTATGTCGGCGACGGCCGCCGTGAACTGAACATGACCTTCCAGTTTGAGCATATGAATCTGGATGCCGCCTCACCGGGCAGCGGGAAATGGGATGTCGTGCCGTGGAAGCTGAGCGAGCTGAAGAAGATCATCAGCAACTGGCAGACCGTTCTGCATAACCGGGGCTGGAACGCCAACTATCTGTGCAACCATGATCAGCCACGCTCGGTGTCGCGGTTCGGCAATGATCTGTTCTACCGCATCCCGTCAGCCAAAATGCTGGCAACCTTCATCCACATGCTGGAAGGCACCCCCTACATTTATCAGGGTGAAGAAATTGGGATGACTAATGTTGCCTTCGAGTCGATTGATGATTACCGGGATGTAGAGACGTTGAACTTCTACGAGGAAAAGCGGACCGCCGGCGTTCCCGAAGCCGACATTATGGCCGCTATTCATACGAAAAGCCGTGACAATGCCCGCACACCGATGCAATGGGATGATAGTGAGGATGGCGGATTTACGACGGGCGTTCCCTGGATCAGGGTGAACTCGAACTCCCGGGAGATTAATGTGGCTAATGCAGTCAAAGACCCGGACTCCATCTACAATTACTACAAGAAGCTGATTCATCTTAGAAAACAACATCAGGTGATCGTCTATGGCGAATATGGTCTGCTGCTGGAGGAGCATCCGGAGATCTATGCCTATACCCGGACGCTTGCGGACCAGCGTCTGCTGGTCATTCTGAATTTCTATGAACGCGAGCCGGTATTTGAGCTTCCGGAGGAATTTCAGGCGGCGGAGAAGGAGGAGCTGCTGATCTCTAATTATCCTGCAGCCAAAGAGGATGATCTGCGCAATCTGAAGCTGCGTCCGTTTGAAGCGCGTGTATATCTGCAGCGCTTAAGCGGCAAACCGTAG
- a CDS encoding BclA C-terminal domain-containing protein has translation MGRPELKRKKRICKDDVLECPLPKIKRPKRKLHNNKCSCKKIIVKKQIVRVNIPLGALGAAGAAGALGAAGAVEALGAAGAAGAAGALGAAGAGGALGAPGAAGTLGAVGAAGALGAVGAAGALGARGATGTLGAVGAAGLLGAAGAAGALGAVGATGALGAAGVAGALGAAGAVGAAGALGGIGPAGIAGLVGPAGPAGPAGPVGPAGAAGAVGPAGPAGAAGAVGPVGPAGAAGAVGPAGAAGAAGATGATGAAGPTGATGAVGPAGATGATGATGAAGGIAEFGYVYNLGAQVVPIEADVSFDTNGFLTPGITHAPGTTTISVTNAGIYEVNFSVSGVEPSQFALFVNGAEVPGMVYGSGAGTQQNTGQAIFALSSGDVLTLRNHSSAAAVTLQTLAGGTQANVNASIVIKQLA, from the coding sequence ATGGGTCGTCCGGAACTTAAGAGAAAAAAACGTATTTGCAAAGACGATGTATTGGAGTGCCCGCTGCCAAAAATTAAACGTCCGAAAAGAAAACTGCATAACAACAAATGCAGCTGCAAGAAGATTATTGTCAAAAAGCAGATCGTACGCGTTAATATTCCATTAGGGGCACTGGGAGCAGCCGGGGCAGCAGGTGCCCTGGGTGCTGCCGGAGCTGTAGAAGCGCTGGGCGCGGCTGGCGCTGCAGGTGCGGCAGGTGCGCTTGGCGCAGCAGGTGCAGGCGGAGCGCTCGGTGCACCGGGCGCCGCCGGAACACTCGGCGCAGTCGGCGCGGCCGGAGCGCTGGGCGCTGTAGGCGCAGCGGGTGCCTTGGGTGCCCGTGGAGCAACCGGCACATTGGGCGCCGTAGGAGCCGCCGGGCTGCTGGGAGCGGCCGGAGCCGCTGGAGCGCTAGGCGCAGTTGGAGCCACAGGCGCACTCGGCGCTGCGGGAGTCGCTGGCGCCTTGGGTGCCGCCGGAGCGGTCGGTGCAGCGGGAGCGCTGGGCGGGATCGGTCCGGCGGGAATTGCCGGACTGGTCGGCCCAGCAGGGCCGGCAGGACCTGCGGGACCTGTAGGACCGGCAGGCGCAGCCGGAGCAGTGGGACCAGCGGGACCAGCAGGCGCAGCCGGAGCAGTGGGACCTGTAGGACCGGCAGGAGCAGCCGGAGCAGTAGGACCAGCGGGAGCAGCAGGCGCAGCTGGAGCCACAGGTGCCACAGGGGCAGCTGGTCCAACCGGAGCGACGGGCGCCGTCGGTCCGGCTGGTGCAACAGGTGCAACCGGAGCCACGGGGGCGGCTGGCGGAATCGCAGAGTTCGGTTATGTATATAACCTCGGCGCGCAGGTTGTGCCGATTGAGGCGGATGTGTCGTTTGATACGAATGGTTTTCTTACGCCGGGGATTACGCATGCTCCGGGGACAACAACCATTTCGGTAACCAATGCGGGTATATACGAGGTTAATTTCTCGGTATCCGGCGTGGAGCCAAGCCAGTTTGCTTTATTCGTGAACGGCGCAGAGGTTCCAGGGATGGTATACGGTTCGGGTGCAGGCACTCAGCAAAATACCGGGCAGGCCATTTTTGCCCTATCCTCAGGAGATGTGCTGACGCTGAGAAATCACAGCTCGGCTGCTGCAGTCACACTGCAGACACTGGCCGGCGGAACACAAGCGAATGTCAATGCGTCGATTGTAATTAAGCAGCTGGCCTAG
- a CDS encoding Cof-type HAD-IIB family hydrolase, whose translation MTLKKTIFFDIDGTIYDDDKNIPASTREAIAELKRHGHNVAIATGRADYMFEELREELGINSYVSLNGQYVVYEGKLVYSNPIDKSTLKDITLFAEKLDHPVAYTDTVGMKVNVADHEYIKTSIGSLKLVFPTHDAEYFLKNETYQAMIFCPQESQVTYTERYPELNFIRWHPLCMDVLPGNGSKANGIAEMLKVIGVEKEDVYAFGDGLNDVEMLGFVGYGIAMGNGEAEAKAAAAYVTKHVSEDGIYEGLKMVGLL comes from the coding sequence ATGACTTTGAAGAAAACGATTTTTTTTGATATTGACGGCACGATCTATGATGATGACAAGAACATCCCCGCCTCCACCAGAGAAGCGATAGCCGAACTGAAAAGACACGGCCATAATGTGGCGATTGCTACCGGCAGAGCGGACTATATGTTCGAGGAGCTGCGCGAGGAGCTGGGAATTAACTCGTATGTTTCGCTCAACGGGCAATATGTAGTCTATGAAGGAAAGCTGGTATACAGCAATCCGATTGACAAGTCTACTCTGAAGGATATTACCTTGTTCGCAGAGAAGCTGGATCATCCGGTAGCTTACACAGATACTGTAGGGATGAAAGTGAACGTAGCGGATCATGAGTATATCAAGACGAGCATCGGTTCGCTGAAGCTGGTGTTTCCGACGCATGATGCCGAATACTTCCTGAAGAATGAGACTTACCAGGCGATGATATTCTGTCCGCAGGAGAGTCAGGTTACATATACCGAGCGGTATCCGGAGCTGAATTTCATCCGCTGGCATCCGCTGTGTATGGATGTGCTGCCGGGCAATGGCTCTAAGGCTAACGGGATCGCGGAAATGCTGAAGGTGATCGGCGTGGAGAAGGAAGATGTGTATGCTTTTGGCGATGGTCTGAATGATGTGGAGATGCTGGGTTTTGTCGGTTATGGCATTGCCATGGGCAACGGGGAGGCTGAGGCAAAGGCTGCTGCCGCTTACGTAACGAAGCATGTCAGCGAGGACGGGATTTACGAAGGCTTGAAGATGGTTGGACTGCTGTAA
- a CDS encoding homocitrate synthase/isopropylmalate synthase family protein translates to MKSLKLCDTTLRDGEQAAGVSFTRAEKLEIAKLLSECGVEQAEVGIPAMGKREQEDIAAIAELGLPMKLMTWNRSVPGDIDKARATGVGWSHISIPVSEIQLQGKLGLSQREGLNKLLRTVEYGLRQGMTVSVGMEDSSRANMDYLVEVVNTLYREGIRRFRYADTVSAHHPGQMADRVSRLLGAVPGDVELEVHCHNDFGLACANTLSGIAAGALWASTTVAGIGERTGNAAMEEVAMAWRYLYGGECAVRLDLLKGLADKVIAASGRSVGDAKPIVGQLAFTHESGIHVDGLMKEKSTYQSFDPAEVGRAHRFVLGKHSGSGGVTHVLEQRGLEVSADTAGRLLEKVREYAEARKGTVPEYMLVQWLMEEQQRAQNAV, encoded by the coding sequence GTGAAAAGTCTCAAGCTATGTGACACGACACTGAGGGATGGTGAACAGGCGGCTGGAGTTTCATTCACGAGGGCGGAAAAGCTGGAAATCGCAAAGTTGCTGTCGGAGTGCGGAGTAGAGCAAGCAGAGGTTGGGATTCCTGCCATGGGCAAACGGGAGCAGGAGGATATTGCGGCCATCGCTGAATTGGGTCTGCCCATGAAGCTGATGACGTGGAACCGCTCGGTCCCCGGTGACATTGACAAGGCAAGGGCTACCGGAGTGGGCTGGAGCCATATCTCCATTCCGGTCTCGGAGATTCAGCTGCAGGGCAAGCTGGGGCTGTCGCAACGGGAAGGTCTGAACAAGCTGCTTCGTACAGTAGAATATGGGCTGCGGCAGGGAATGACGGTGTCGGTAGGCATGGAGGATTCCTCCAGGGCGAATATGGATTATCTGGTCGAAGTAGTGAATACCTTGTACCGGGAAGGCATCCGCAGGTTCCGTTATGCGGATACCGTCTCCGCACATCATCCGGGGCAGATGGCAGACCGGGTGAGCCGGCTGCTGGGTGCAGTGCCTGGTGATGTGGAGCTGGAGGTGCACTGCCATAATGATTTCGGGCTGGCCTGTGCTAACACGCTCAGCGGCATAGCTGCAGGGGCGTTATGGGCCAGCACGACAGTGGCAGGCATCGGCGAACGGACCGGCAATGCGGCCATGGAGGAAGTTGCCATGGCCTGGCGCTATTTGTATGGCGGGGAATGTGCGGTCCGGCTGGATTTGCTCAAAGGCTTGGCTGACAAGGTGATTGCCGCTTCCGGCCGCAGTGTCGGTGACGCGAAGCCGATTGTGGGGCAGCTTGCCTTCACCCATGAATCGGGAATTCATGTGGACGGGCTGATGAAGGAGAAGTCCACGTATCAGTCCTTCGATCCTGCGGAGGTAGGCCGGGCCCACCGTTTCGTCCTCGGCAAGCATTCCGGCAGCGGCGGTGTGACGCATGTGCTGGAGCAGCGCGGACTTGAGGTCAGTGCGGACACGGCAGGGCGCTTACTGGAGAAGGTACGTGAATACGCGGAAGCCCGTAAAGGCACCGTGCCGGAATATATGCTGGTGCAGTGGCTGATGGAAGAGCAGCAGCGGGCTCAGAATGCTGTCTAA
- a CDS encoding HesA/MoeB/ThiF family protein, with protein MEQLAGGLELERYARQLKLLGEDGQKALKDATVMVAGIGGLGGTAALYLAAAGVGKLILAHEGIILAPDLNRQILMDSDHLGQERMSTAIAQLKRLNPHVELEGYNSKIEYHAARPWVEDADIVIDARYDFPERYALNRLCVDTNTPMVEAAMYGFEISLTTVIPGLTPCLECLYPDVQPQWEPFGFPVLGATSGIAGCLAALEAVKWITGVGTTYAGVMHRFSSLDFACYSVHITRNPNCACCGEGGTP; from the coding sequence ATGGAGCAGCTTGCCGGAGGTTTGGAGCTGGAACGGTATGCCCGGCAGCTGAAGCTGCTCGGGGAAGACGGGCAGAAGGCGCTGAAGGATGCGACGGTCATGGTGGCCGGAATCGGCGGCCTTGGAGGAACAGCTGCGCTCTATCTGGCAGCGGCAGGCGTGGGTAAGCTTATTTTGGCCCATGAGGGAATCATTCTTGCACCGGATCTTAACCGGCAAATTCTGATGGACAGCGATCATCTGGGGCAGGAGCGGATGAGTACGGCAATCGCTCAGCTGAAGCGGCTGAATCCGCATGTGGAGCTTGAAGGCTATAATTCCAAAATTGAATATCACGCGGCCAGACCTTGGGTGGAGGATGCCGATATTGTAATTGATGCCCGGTATGATTTCCCTGAACGGTATGCGCTGAACCGTCTGTGTGTGGATACGAATACACCTATGGTAGAAGCTGCAATGTATGGCTTTGAAATATCACTGACTACTGTGATTCCAGGATTAACGCCTTGCCTCGAATGCCTGTATCCGGATGTGCAGCCGCAGTGGGAGCCGTTTGGGTTTCCTGTTCTGGGTGCGACTTCCGGGATTGCGGGTTGTCTGGCAGCGCTGGAAGCCGTAAAATGGATTACAGGGGTAGGGACAACTTATGCGGGCGTAATGCATCGCTTCAGCTCACTCGACTTCGCCTGTTACAGCGTCCATATTACCCGTAATCCGAATTGCGCTTGCTGCGGAGAAGGAGGTACACCGTGA
- a CDS encoding DUF269 domain-containing protein, whose protein sequence is MEPMANENAELQDTGIPEAAATRLRGRKARKELNQETADALVRRLCHLLDAGDFFGRSALLPPQEKIGKLFLASAEDKDQSEFNCAVSPKVRQQVPLLFQAMAGVIDERTGLMIQSTAEINGEGFGRGLLYSGRVILVLKSLRAGFPFPFTSTEKTIRYGVECIEEGLAFLEKYNEMTSEHGLLSLEG, encoded by the coding sequence ATGGAACCCATGGCTAATGAGAATGCTGAGCTGCAGGATACAGGAATTCCGGAGGCTGCGGCAACGAGACTGCGCGGCCGGAAAGCGCGTAAGGAGCTGAATCAGGAGACAGCGGATGCTCTGGTCCGCCGGTTATGCCATCTGCTGGACGCCGGAGATTTCTTCGGGCGTAGCGCTCTGCTTCCGCCGCAGGAGAAGATCGGGAAGCTGTTCCTGGCTTCCGCCGAGGATAAGGATCAATCTGAATTCAATTGTGCGGTGTCGCCGAAGGTACGCCAGCAGGTGCCGCTGCTGTTTCAGGCAATGGCGGGAGTGATAGACGAAAGAACCGGCCTCATGATCCAGAGCACCGCCGAGATTAACGGCGAGGGCTTCGGAAGGGGACTGCTCTACAGCGGCAGGGTTATTCTGGTGCTCAAAAGCCTGCGGGCCGGCTTTCCCTTCCCGTTCACTTCCACGGAGAAGACGATCCGTTACGGGGTGGAGTGCATAGAAGAGGGGCTGGCTTTTCTTGAGAAATATAATGAAATGACTTCAGAGCACGGCCTGCTCAGCCTGGAGGGCTGA
- the nifX gene encoding nitrogen fixation protein NifX gives MKVAFATDDGNRVNAHFGQSPMFAVYNVTKSGASLVELRKLTAVLNQDEAGRIDSRLDAVSDCTLIFIMQIGASAAARVTRRKIMPVKVPFGSPIEEQLKRLVEMLQGKPPMWLAKVLRAEETGESEGGEADGTHG, from the coding sequence GTGAAAGTAGCGTTCGCCACAGATGATGGAAACCGTGTGAATGCCCATTTCGGACAAAGTCCGATGTTTGCTGTATATAATGTAACGAAATCCGGGGCATCACTGGTTGAGCTGCGTAAGCTAACGGCGGTGCTGAACCAGGATGAAGCAGGCAGAATCGACAGCCGTCTGGATGCGGTAAGCGATTGTACATTGATCTTCATTATGCAGATCGGCGCATCAGCGGCTGCGCGGGTGACGCGCCGCAAGATTATGCCGGTCAAGGTCCCTTTCGGCAGTCCTATAGAGGAACAGCTGAAACGGCTGGTGGAGATGCTTCAGGGCAAGCCGCCTATGTGGCTGGCTAAGGTTCTGCGGGCGGAGGAAACTGGCGAGAGCGAAGGGGGAGAAGCAGATGGAACCCATGGCTAA